The genome window CGTTCGTGTCGCGCCAGTAGGTCTGCTCACCGTCCCCGAGATCGAGGGTGACCTCGACCCAGTCCTTCGCCTTGGCCAGCGGCGGGCTGGGCTCGGAGGCGGCGTCATCCGGGTCGAAACTGACCGGCTTGTAGTCCTCGACCTCCGGCAGCTCGACCGGGAGCATGGATTCCGGCAGGGCGTGGGCCACACCGTCGGCGTCGTAGACGACGGGGAAGGGCTCGCCCCAGTAGCGCTGACGGGCGAAGAGCCAGTCGCGCAGCTTGTACTGGATCTTCTCTTCACCGACGCCCTGCCCGGCGAGCCAGGCGATGGTCGCCTCGATGGCCTGCTGCTTGTCCAGACCGTTGAGGTCCAGTCCCGCGTCATTCGCGGAGTTCACGAGGACGCCGTCGCCGGTCCACGCGGCGTCCTGCACATCATCACCGCCGGAGACGACCTCGGTGATCGGCAGACCGAAGACGGTGGCGAACTCGTGGTCACGGTCGTCGTGGGCGGGCACGGCCATGATCGCGCCGGTGCCGTAGCCGGTGAGGACGTAGTCGGCGATGAACACCGGGATCTGCGCACCATTGACCGGGTTGGTGGCGTAGGCGCCGGTGAACACACCGGTCTTCTCCTTGTTCTCCTGCCGCTCCAGGTCGGACTTCGCGGCGATGGCCGTCCGGTACGCGGCCACGGCCGCGGCCGGGGACGCCTCCCCGTTGGTCCAGCGCGGGTCGGTACCGGCCGGGTAGTCACCGGCGGGGACCAGCGCGTCCACCAGCTCATGCTCGGGGGCCAGCACCATGTAGGACGCACCGAAGAGCGTGTCCGGGCGGGTGGTGAACACGCGGATCCGGGCCTCGGTCTTGGGGGCGGAGAGTGCGGCGGAGAAGTCGACCTCCGCGCCGCGGGAGCGGCCGATCCAGTTGCGCTGCATGGCCTTGACCTTCTCCGGCCAGTCCAGGTCGGCAAGGTCGTCGATGAGGCGGTCGGAGTAGGCGGTGATGCGCATCATCCACTGCGACAGACGCTTGCGGAAGACCGGGAAGTTGCCGCGCTCGGAGCGGCCGTCGGCGGTGACCTCCTCATTGGCGAGCACGGTGCCCAGGCCGGGGCACCAGTTGACCGTGGAGTTGGACCGGTAGACGAGGCGGTGCTCATCGAGGATGGCCTGCTGCTCGGCAGGGGAGAGGTCGGCCCACGGGGTGCCGTCGACACCCTCGGCGGCGTACTTCGCCTCCAGTTCGGCGATCGGGCGGGCCTTCTGCGCCTCGACATCGAACCAGGAGTTGTAGATCTTCAGGAAGATCCACTGCGTCCACCGGTAGAAGTCGGTGTCCGTCGTGGCGACGACGCGACGCCGGTCGTGGCCCAGGCCCAGTCGGCCGAGCTGGCGCTCCATATTGTCGATGTTCGCCTGGGTGGTGGTGCGCGGATGGGTACCGGTCTGCACGGCGTACTGCTCGGCGGGCAGGCCGAAGGCGTCATAACCGAGGGTGTGCAGGACGTTGCGCCCCTGCATCCGGTGGAAGCGGGCGAAGACGTCCGTGGCGATGTAGCCGAGGGGGTGGCCGACATGCAGGCCCACCCCCGAGGGATAGGGGAACATGTCCTGGACGAAGAGCTTGTCCTCGGACAGCTCCGTACCGGGTTCAGCGAGGTCCCCGACGGGGTTGGGAGCGTTGAAGGTGCCCTGCTCCCGCCAGTGGTTCTGCCAGCGGGCCTCGATGTCGCCGGCGAGCTCCGGGGTGTAACGGAAGGGGGTGGACTCGCTGGAATTACTCATGGCTGATCATTGTAATAGACTGCCGAACATGATCGTTCTCTCTGTCCTGCTGTTCGTCTTCGGCGCTGCGGTGCTGGTCACCGGCCTGCTGGGTCTGACGGGGAAGTTGCCGGGCAACCGGTGGGTGGGGCTGCGTATCCCGGAGGTGCGGAAGAGCCGTGAGATGTGGACGACGGCGCACCGGATCGTGGGCCCGTTCTGGACCGGCGCGGGTGTCGCACTGCTGGTCGGCGGCCTGGTCAGCCTGGAGGGCGGCTGGCTGTGGGCGGTCGCTGCGGTGCTGTTCCTCGGGGGTCTCGGACTGATCGGTACCGGTGCGGCGAATGCGGCGCACATCATGGCGCAGATCGACCACCAGAAGGCCCTGGGGGCGGAGCAGACCCGCGCTGCGGCGGGGTGCTGCTCCTCGGGCTCGTCAGCGTCCGCCGCGTCCACCGCGTCCGCCACCTCCGCTGCGTCGTCCACGACGGACGCCGGTCTCGTCATCCCCCCGGTCAGCCGGTCTGCGGGGGACGCGGCGACGGATTCCTGTGGCGGATCCTGCGATGACTGCGGTGCCTGTGACCACGATGACGCTGGCACGCCGACAACCTCCGGCACGGTCCCGCTGGACCTGGAGGCCGCCCGGCGCGCCATGGCCGCCCGCGACGGGGAGTAGCCTGCGGCGTTCGACGACCGGATGCGGGAACCGGTTCAGTAGTCCGCGGCGGAGAGATCCACGTTCCTGGATCCCCCGGACGCCTGGTGGATCCTGGTGACGACCTGGTCCCGCCAGCCACCCAGTTCTCTGACGTGAGGGAAGGTCCCCCCGGCATCCGTCGGTGCGGCGACCATCCGGATCTCCCCGTGGCATCCGCTACGGCCCTGCTGCGCCGGGGTCGGGCGTCCGATGTACACGAGTGCCCGGAAATACTCCCTGTCCGCATTGCCGTAGGCGAAGGTCAGGGTGCAGCCACCCCAGCCCTCGTCGTTGGAGACGAGGCGTGCGGCGACCCTCGATCCGTCCGCGACGGGTGGGAACGCCGCCAGAATCGCGTCCCGGATGGCGTGGGGGTCGGGCTGGTCCGTGCCAAAGGTGGTCTTCTTCTGCAGGAGTTCCGCACCCTGCTTCTTCACCTCGTGACGGTCGATCACGGAATCCATGCCACTGGACGCCAGTTCGATGCCTCCGTCGATGACGACTTCCACCACCTTGTTCACCAGCCAGGGGATGCCGATGATGACGAAAGCGACGATGATCATCTGCACCAGGTGGGGCAGGCCGAGGAAACTGTCAAAGAGCCCGGACATCACCGCCTCCCTTCCCCGGCGATGATGAGATCGGGGTAGAGCGGTGGACGCTGGGTGCTCATGTCGTTACTCCTGATGTCCGGGCTTCTTTCCGACAGCCTAAGCAGGTCACTCATTTGTTAAGGACTGTCAGGAAAAGATTCCGGTGTCGGAAAGACGACGCGAATTCTGGGGCCTTGGTTGCCCCACTCAAGAATGAGACCGTCATGGAGTATGAGAACCAGACATTCCGTGACCTCCACTGCCCTGTTCGCGGCCGCTGTCGCCGTGACCGGACTCACCGCCTGCGGAGGCGATGACACCCCTGAGCCCAGCGTCGAGGCCTTCTGCCAGGTCATCGACGAGAACAGGACATCCTTCAACGCGGCGATGGATGAGGTCACCAGTTCCGACTTCAGCTCCGGATTGTCCGGCATATCCGATGCCTTCAGCGATCTCGGAGATATGTGGCCGGAACTGGAGAAAGTCTCCCCGGACGAAATCCGGGACGACGTAGCGACCCTCGACGATGCGTTCGGCTCGGGCAAGGACGCTGAGGACGACGATGACGGAGGGTTCCTCTCCGGACTTTCCGACGCTTTCGACACCGGCACCGCTGCCGTCAACCTCGACAACTACGTCATCCAGAACTGCGATTCATGACGCCCCGGTAGGCTCGGGGGTCATGAATGACTCCCCGACCGTCCTCGTCTGCGGCTCCGTTAATGTGGACAGCTTCGTGCAGGTCAGCGACTTCCCGACGGCGGGGGAGACCGTCATCGCATCCCCGGCCGGGGAGCCCGCTCTCGGCGGGAAGGGCGCGAACCAGGCCGTGGCCGCGTCCCGGTTCGGCGACTGCAGAGTCGCCCTGTCCGCCACCGTCGGGACGGATGCCGCCGGCGACCTCGCCCTCGGGGACCTCGTGGATGCCGGGGTCGATGTCTCGGGCGTGACGGTGGACGCCGACACCTCCACCGGTTCGGCGTTCATCATCAACGACGCGCGCGGCGAGAACATCATCATCGTCACCTCCGGTGCCAACATTCTCACCGATCCGTCGCGGGTCACCACGCCGGACTCTGCGGAGATCCTGCTGGCCCAGGGAGAGCTGACCCCCGCGCACTCGTCATCCCTGCCCGACCTCGCCGAGCGTCTCGGCGCCCGGCTGGTGCTGAACCTCGCCCCCGTCACCACCCGGGACCGGCGTCTCCTCGCCACCGCTGATCCGCTGATCCTCAATGAGACGGAAGCAGCGGACGTGCTCGGCGTCCTCCGGGAGATCGGCCTGGACGAAGTTCTCGACGGCCTGGTCGCCGCGGTGGGCAGAGGCCTGGCCCGGTCCGCGGTGGTGACCCTCGGGGCACAGGGTGCACTGGTCATCGACCCTGGCGCCGGAGACAGTGACACGGTCGGCCCGACCATGGTTCCCTCGCCGCCGGCGCCCCAGGTGGTGGACACCACCGGCGCGGGCGACGCCTTCTGCGGCACCCTGGCCGCCGCGTTGGCCCGGGGGGAGACGCTCTACGATGCCGCACGGTACGCCGTCGCCGCCGGGTCGCTGGCCGTCAGAGCAGCCGGTGCGGCACCCTCCTACGCGAAGGGGGACGCCGTGCGCGCCCTGGCCGCCGGGGTTCGACCGGTGGACGCCGGACGGTAGGCTGCCCCACCATGAGGAATTTCCTGCCCCGCATCCTGGGCTACCGGCCGGACCTGCTCATCATCCTCATCGTCCTGGGCGTGGTCCTCGCACTGATCTTCCCCGCCGACGGCACCGTCGCCGACGTCATGGACTGGGTGGTGAAGATCGTCATCGGCGTGCTCTTCTTCCTCTACGGTGCGCGCCTGTCCACCCGCGAAGCGCTCAACGGTCTGATGAACTGGCGGCTGCACCTGCTCATCCTCGCCTTCACCTTCCTCGTCTTCCCGCTGATCGGGCTGGCCCTGATGCCCCTGCAGCACCTCATCGGCACCGACCTCTACCAAGGCATCCTCTTCCTCTGCCTGGTGCCGTCGACGGTGCAGTCTTCGGTGAACTTCACCTCGATCGCCCGGGGCAACGTGCCCGGCGCGATCGTCAGTGCCTCGGCGTCGAACCTCATCGGCGTGTTCGCCACCCCGGTGCTGGTGCTGCTGTTGATGAGCAGCG of Corynebacterium terpenotabidum Y-11 contains these proteins:
- the leuS gene encoding leucine--tRNA ligase gives rise to the protein MSNSSESTPFRYTPELAGDIEARWQNHWREQGTFNAPNPVGDLAEPGTELSEDKLFVQDMFPYPSGVGLHVGHPLGYIATDVFARFHRMQGRNVLHTLGYDAFGLPAEQYAVQTGTHPRTTTQANIDNMERQLGRLGLGHDRRRVVATTDTDFYRWTQWIFLKIYNSWFDVEAQKARPIAELEAKYAAEGVDGTPWADLSPAEQQAILDEHRLVYRSNSTVNWCPGLGTVLANEEVTADGRSERGNFPVFRKRLSQWMMRITAYSDRLIDDLADLDWPEKVKAMQRNWIGRSRGAEVDFSAALSAPKTEARIRVFTTRPDTLFGASYMVLAPEHELVDALVPAGDYPAGTDPRWTNGEASPAAAVAAYRTAIAAKSDLERQENKEKTGVFTGAYATNPVNGAQIPVFIADYVLTGYGTGAIMAVPAHDDRDHEFATVFGLPITEVVSGGDDVQDAAWTGDGVLVNSANDAGLDLNGLDKQQAIEATIAWLAGQGVGEEKIQYKLRDWLFARQRYWGEPFPVVYDADGVAHALPESMLPVELPEVEDYKPVSFDPDDAASEPSPPLAKAKDWVEVTLDLGDGEQTYWRDTNVMPQWAGSSWYQLRYIDPTNSEQFVDLANERYWTGPREGMPSGGVDLYVGGVEHAVLHLLYSRFWHKVLFDLGYVSSYEPYHRLYNQGYIQAYAYTDARGVYVPAAEVEEKDGKFYYDGEEVNQEYGKMGKSLKNAVSPDEICDNYGADTLRVYEMSMGPLDTSRPWATKDVVGAQRFLQRAWRLAVNEETGDAAVSEAVLTDDDLRALHRTVAGVTDDYANLRDNTAVAKLIEYVNYLTKAYAGQGGAAGAAPRAAVEPLALMLAPVAPHIAEEMWSRLGHSGSLAHADFPTYEETWLVDDTVELPVQVMGKVRGRVTVPADASREAIEAAALAEPNVQAHIEGKTVAKIIVVPGKMVNIVAK
- a CDS encoding SdpI family protein, with the protein product MIVLSVLLFVFGAAVLVTGLLGLTGKLPGNRWVGLRIPEVRKSREMWTTAHRIVGPFWTGAGVALLVGGLVSLEGGWLWAVAAVLFLGGLGLIGTGAANAAHIMAQIDHQKALGAEQTRAAAGCCSSGSSASAASTASATSAASSTTDAGLVIPPVSRSAGDAATDSCGGSCDDCGACDHDDAGTPTTSGTVPLDLEAARRAMAARDGE
- a CDS encoding ribokinase — protein: MNDSPTVLVCGSVNVDSFVQVSDFPTAGETVIASPAGEPALGGKGANQAVAASRFGDCRVALSATVGTDAAGDLALGDLVDAGVDVSGVTVDADTSTGSAFIINDARGENIIIVTSGANILTDPSRVTTPDSAEILLAQGELTPAHSSSLPDLAERLGARLVLNLAPVTTRDRRLLATADPLILNETEAADVLGVLREIGLDEVLDGLVAAVGRGLARSAVVTLGAQGALVIDPGAGDSDTVGPTMVPSPPAPQVVDTTGAGDAFCGTLAAALARGETLYDAARYAVAAGSLAVRAAGAAPSYAKGDAVRALAAGVRPVDAGR